One Setaria italica strain Yugu1 chromosome II, Setaria_italica_v2.0, whole genome shotgun sequence DNA segment encodes these proteins:
- the LOC101765489 gene encoding uncharacterized protein LOC101765489 isoform X2: MQGLPGESYGLAAMDFDYVPATPGSRWAGESAARRRQRRLSSPSLRTYLTPAFDAVAAGDGGVSGYSSSSSGGLDLGFDASLLRYRRACFAASADLDSRVLLYSPQSAPPPPPPQMRTAYPAADDGVWAAGGGRYGSKREAGRLAAAPGFQEFDDGIPFISPHQATADHPTAAARGPSNSIKLPADLRSPEDGVIPATNAEFSTPKPEAQASAEPAEPTEEEVAEALYSHHRGHRRLPIFRDICPE, encoded by the exons ATGCAAG GTCTTCCGGGTGAGAGCTACGGGCTCGCCGCGATGGACTTCGATTACGTGCCCGCGACCCCCGGCAGCAGGTGGGCGGGCgagtcggcggcgcggcggcggcagcgccgcctcTCTTCACCGTCGCTGAGGACCTACCTCACGCCGGCCTtcgacgccgtcgccgctggGGATGGCGGCGTGTCCGGgtactcctcctcgtcctcgggcgGGCTGGACCTCGGGTTCGACGCCTCGCTCCTCCGCTACCGCCGCGCCTGCTTCGCGGCGTCCGCGGACCTCGACAGCCGCGTCCTCCTCTACTCTCCGcagtcggcgccgccgccgccgccgccgcagatgaggacggcgtaCCCGGCGGCGGATGATGGGGTTTGGGCGGCTGGTGGTGGCCGCTACGGCTCCAAGCGTGAG GCTGGCAGGCTTGCTGCTGCGCCAGGTTTCCAGGAATTCGACGACGGCATTCCTTTCATTTCTCCGCATCAGGCAACTGCTGATCATCCTACTGCAGCAGCTCGAGGCCCCTCCAACTCCATCAAGCTGCCTGCCGACCTCCGATCACCAGAAGATGGTGTCATCCCGGCAACCAACGCAGAGTTTTCGACGCCGAAACCTGAAGCCCAGGCGTCAGCTGAACCTGCAGAGCCAACTGAGGAGGAAGTAGCTGAAGCTCTCTACAGTCACCACCGTGGTCACCGCAGGCTGCCCATTTTCAGGGACATCTGCCCTGAATGA
- the LOC101765489 gene encoding uncharacterized protein LOC101765489 isoform X1 translates to MQGLPGESYGLAAMDFDYVPATPGSRWAGESAARRRQRRLSSPSLRTYLTPAFDAVAAGDGGVSGYSSSSSGGLDLGFDASLLRYRRACFAASADLDSRVLLYSPQSAPPPPPPQMRTAYPAADDGVWAAGGGRYGSKREMELPHVAQAGRLAAAPGFQEFDDGIPFISPHQATADHPTAAARGPSNSIKLPADLRSPEDGVIPATNAEFSTPKPEAQASAEPAEPTEEEVAEALYSHHRGHRRLPIFRDICPE, encoded by the exons ATGCAAG GTCTTCCGGGTGAGAGCTACGGGCTCGCCGCGATGGACTTCGATTACGTGCCCGCGACCCCCGGCAGCAGGTGGGCGGGCgagtcggcggcgcggcggcggcagcgccgcctcTCTTCACCGTCGCTGAGGACCTACCTCACGCCGGCCTtcgacgccgtcgccgctggGGATGGCGGCGTGTCCGGgtactcctcctcgtcctcgggcgGGCTGGACCTCGGGTTCGACGCCTCGCTCCTCCGCTACCGCCGCGCCTGCTTCGCGGCGTCCGCGGACCTCGACAGCCGCGTCCTCCTCTACTCTCCGcagtcggcgccgccgccgccgccgccgcagatgaggacggcgtaCCCGGCGGCGGATGATGGGGTTTGGGCGGCTGGTGGTGGCCGCTACGGCTCCAAGCGTGAG ATGGAGCTGCCTCATGTTGCACAGGCTGGCAGGCTTGCTGCTGCGCCAGGTTTCCAGGAATTCGACGACGGCATTCCTTTCATTTCTCCGCATCAGGCAACTGCTGATCATCCTACTGCAGCAGCTCGAGGCCCCTCCAACTCCATCAAGCTGCCTGCCGACCTCCGATCACCAGAAGATGGTGTCATCCCGGCAACCAACGCAGAGTTTTCGACGCCGAAACCTGAAGCCCAGGCGTCAGCTGAACCTGCAGAGCCAACTGAGGAGGAAGTAGCTGAAGCTCTCTACAGTCACCACCGTGGTCACCGCAGGCTGCCCATTTTCAGGGACATCTGCCCTGAATGA
- the LOC101764675 gene encoding developmentally-regulated G-protein 3: MATVMQKIKDIEDEMARTQKNKATAHHLGLLKAKLAKLRRELLTPTSKGGGGAGEGFDVTKSGDARVGLVGFPSVGKSTLLNKLTGTFSEVAAYEFTTLTCIPGVIMYKGAKIQLLDLPGIIEGAKDGKGRGRQVISTARTCNVILIVLDAIKPITHKRLIEKELEGFGIRLNKTPPNLTFRKKDKGGINFTSTVTNTHLDLETVKAICSEYRIHNADVSLRYDATADDLIDVIEGSRIYTPCIYVVNKIDQITLEELEILDKLPHYCPISAHLEWNLDGLLEKVWEYLDLVRIYTKPKGLNPDYEDPVIVSSKKKTVEDFCNRIHKDMVKQFKYALVWGSSVKHKPQRVGKEHELEDEDVVQIIKKI; encoded by the exons ATGGCGACCGTCATGCAGAAGATCAAGGACATCGAGGATGAG ATGGCAAGGACGCAGAAGAACAAAGCCACTGCTCACCATCTTGGCCTTTTGAAG GCTAAACTTGCAAAATTACGGCGGGAGTTGCTCACTCCAACATCGAAaggtggtggcggtgcaggTGAAGGATTTGATGTCACAAAAAGTGGAGATGCACGTGTTGGTTTAGTTGGCTTTCCTTCTGTTGGGAAATCAACATTGCTGAACAAGTTGACAGGAACATTTTCTGAG gTTGCTGCTTACGAGTTTACAACTTTAACATGTATTCCTGGAGTCATCATGTATAAAGGTGCCAAAATCCAG CTTCTAGATCTTCCCGGGATCATTGAAGGTGCTAAAGATGGAAAGGGTAGAGGAAGGCAG GTTATCAGCACGGCTAGGACATGCAATGTTATTTTGATTGTTCTTGATGCTATAAAACCAATAACCCACAAACGTCTCATTGAGAAGGAACTTGAGGGATTTGGAATTAG GTTGAACAAGACACCACCCAATTTGACATTCAGAAAAAAGGACAAGGGTGGAATCAACTTTACATCAACAGTGACAAACACACACTTGGACCTTGAGACAGTAAAAGCCATCTGTAGTGAGTACAGGATCCATAATGCCGATGTCTCCCTGAGATATGATGCAACAGCAGATGATCTCATAGATGTAATTGAAGGAAGCCGCATTTACACACCTTGCATCTATGTTGTCAACAAGATTGATCAGATAACTCTCGAAGAGCTGGAAATCTTGGACAAACTTCCCCATTACTGCCCAATTAG TGCTCATCTTGAGTGGAATCTTGATGGACTTCTGGAGAAGGTATGGGAATACTTAGATTTGGTTAGGATATACACAAAACCGAAAGGGCTGAACCCAGATTACGAGGATCCTGTTATTGTGTCATCTAAGAAGAAAACAGTGGAAGACTTCTGCAACAGAATCCACAAGGATATGGTGAAACAATTTAAATA TGCTCTGGTATGGGGTTCCAGCGTCAAACATAAGCCACAGAGAGTTGGCAAG GAGCATGAGCTTGAGGACGAGGATGTTGTCCAGATCATTAAGAAAATATAG
- the LOC101764268 gene encoding vacuolar protein-sorting-associated protein 11 homolog, with product MYQWRKFEFFEEKAVSRGGGGSSSVAVPAEIAGRVTCSSGGRGRVAVGCDDGTVGLLDRGFRLSYGFQAHASSVLFLQQLKQKNVLVTVGDDDQSSSQSSAICLKVFDLDKVQEEGSSTTAPFCVQILRVFTDQFPQAKITSFMVLEEAPPILLIAIGLDNGFIYCIKGDIARERITRFKLQVEADGSTSLPITGLGFRVEGQAHQLFAVTPSSVSLFSLHVQPPRRQTLDQIGCQTNAVAMSDRMDLIIGRPEAVYFYEVDGRGPCWAFDGEKKFVGWFRGYLLCIIEDQRTQKGTLNVYDLKNRLIAHSMPVGDVSHLVCEWGYIILIMADKKILCIGEKDMESKLDMLFKKNLYTVAINLVQSQQADPASTAEVLRKYGDHLYGKQEYDEAMSQYIHTIGHLEPSYVIQKFLDAKRIYNLTNYLEKLHDRGLASKDHTTLLLNCYTKLKDVEKLNDFIKDEDGIGEIKFDVETAIRVCRAAGYHEHAMFVAKKAGRHELYLKILLEDLGRYDEALQYISSLEANQAGLTVKEYGKILVEHRPAETVEILLRLCTDVGDPTTRRGSNSMHLLMIPSPMDFVNIFVHSPQYLMEFLENYIKAVKDSPAQTEIHNTLLELYISNDLSFPSISQENGFDNHNNKETKGKETANGYKSGTREKANLGKEDTKIAKNIVDRRRKGLALLKSAWTSEMEDPLYDVDLALILCNTHAFKDGLLFLYEKLKLYKEVISCYKQAHDHQGLIACCKKLGDSSQGGDPSLWGDLLKYFGELGEDCSKEVKEVLTYIEKEDVVPPIVVLQTLSKNPCLTLSVVKDYIARKLEQESKLIEDDRKSIDKYQEETELMKREIEDLKTNAKVFQLSKCTACTFTLDLPAVHFMCMHSFHLRCLGDNEKECPECAPEYRSVMEAKQKLEQNARDHDLFFRQLRGSKDGFSVIADYFSKGIVSKTTVPPENSR from the exons ATGTACCAGTGGCGCAAGTTCGAGTTCTTCGAGGAGAAGGCGgtcagccgcggcggcggggggtcgTCGTCCGTCGCCGTGCCGGCCGAGATCGCGGGCCGCGTCACCTGCTCctcgggcggccgcggccgcgtcgcGGTGGGGTGCGACGACGGCACCGTGGGCCTCCTCGACCGCGGGTTCCGACTCTCCTACGGCTTCCAGGCCCACGCCTCCTCCGTCCTCTTCCTCCAGCAGCTCAAG CAAAAAAATGTTCTTGTCACGGTTGGAGATGATGATCAGTCATCTTCGCAATCATCGGCAATATGTCTCAAGGTTTTCGACCTTGATAAAGTACAAGAAGAGGGATCAAGTACAACAGCTCCTTTCTGTGTTCAAATTCTGCGTGTCTTCACTGACCAGTTTCCTCAAGCAAAG ATTACATCGTTTATGGTTCTAGAAGAAGCACCACCTATACTGTTGATTGCCATTGGACTGGACAATGGTTTCATTTATTGCATCAAAGGAGACATCGCACGTGAGCGTATTACACGCTTCAAGTTGCAGGTTGAGGCTGATGGCAGCACTAGTTTGCCTATCACTGGTCTTGGTTTCCGAGTTGAGGGGCAAGCACATCAGCTTTTTGCTGTAACTCCTAGCTCTGTATCCTTGTTCAGCTTGCATGTTCAACCACCAAGGAGGCAAACACTTGATCAGATTGGTTGCCAGACCAATGCTGTGGCAATGAGTGACCGAATG GATCTGATTATTGGTAGACCTGAAGCTGTGTATTTCTATGAAGTCGATGGTAGGGGTCCTTGCTGGGCATTTGATGGTGAGAAGAAGTTTGTAGGTTGGTTTCGAGGTTATTTACTTTGCATTATTGAAGATCAGAGGACTCAGAAGGGTACCCTTAATGTTTATGATCTTAAGAATCGGCTTATTGCGCATAGCATGCCTGTGGGGGATGTTTCGCACTTGGTCTGTGAGTGGGGTTATATTATTCTTATTATGGCTGACAAAAAAATTCTGTGCATTGGAGAAAAAGACATGGAAAGTAAGCTTGATATGTTGTTCAAGAAAAATCTTTATACAGTTGCAATCAATCTTGTACAAAGTCAGCAGGCAGATCCTGCTTCAACTGCTGAGGTGCTGCGGAAGTATGGTGACCATCTGTATGGGAAACAGGAATATGATGAGGCTATGTCCCAGTATATCCACACTATTGGTCATCTTGAACCATCATATGTTATACAGAAGTTCCTTGATGCAAAGCGCATCTACAACTTGACAAATTATTTAGAGAAGTTACATGATAGAGGGTTAGCATCCAAAGACCACACCACCCTTCTGTTGAACTGCTATACCAAATTGAAAGATGTGGAGAAACTTAACGATTTCATCAAAGATGAAGATGGGATAGGTGAAATCAAGTTTGATGTGGAAACTGCCATAAGAGTATGCCGTGCTGCTGGATATCATGAACATGCTATGTTTGTGGCAAAAAAGGCTGGGAGGCATGAGTTGTACTTGAAGATTTTACTTGAGGATCTGGGTAGATATGATGAGGCACTGCAATATATATCTAGCCTTGAGGCAAATCAAGCAGGTCTTACTGTAAAAGAATATGGGAAAATTCTTGTGGAACATAGACCTGCTGAAACAGTTGAAATACTGTTAAGGCTCTGCACAGATGTTGGAGATCCTACGACAAGAAGAGGTTCAAACAGCATGCACTTGCTTATGATACCGTCGCCCATGGATTTCGTGAATATATTTGTGCACAGCCCACAATATCTGATGGAATTTCTGGAAAATTATATCAAAGCAGTCAAGGACTCGCCTGCGCAAACAGAAATTCATAACACCCTTCTAGAGCTTTATATTTCAAATGATTTGAGCTTCCCATCTATCTCACAAGAAAATGGCTTTGACAATCACAATAACAAAGAGACAAAAGGTAAAGAAACTGCAAATGGTTATAAGTCAGGAACAAGGGAGAAAGCAAATCTTGGAAAAGAAGATACTAAAATAGCAAAGAATATTGTTGATAGGAGAAGGAAAGGGCTTGCATTACTCAAGTCTGCTTGGACATCTGAGATGGAAGATCCTTTGTATGATGTTGACCTTGCTCTTATTCTTTGTAATACACATGCATTCAAAGATGGATTGCTCTTTCTATATGAGAAACTAAAACTTTACAAAGAAGTTATTAGTTGTTACAAGCAAGCTCATGATCATCAAGGTTTAATTGCATGCTGCAAGAAGCTGGGGGACTCATCTCAAGGAGGGGATCCATCTCTGTGGGGTGACCTGTTGAAGTATTTTGGGGAGCTTGGGGAAGATTGTTCTAAAGAAGTTAAAGAGGTCTTGACCTACATTGAAAAGGAGGATGTTGTGCCTCCCATTGTTGTGCTACAGACACTATCAAAAAACCCGTGCTTGACGCTCTCAGTTGTCAAGGATTACATTGCTCGCAAACTTGAGCAAGAATCAAAGTTAATTGAAGATGACAGAAAATCCATTGACAAGTATCAG GAGGAGACGGAATTGATGAAAAGGGAGATTGAAGATCTCAAGACAAACGCGAAAGTTTTCCAACTCAGCAAGTGTACTGCTTGTACTTTCACCCTTGATCTTCCAGCTGTCCATTTCATGTGCATGCATTCATTCCACCTCCGCTGCCTTGGGGACAATGAAAAAGAATGCCCGGAATGTGCACCTGAATATAGATCTGTTATGGAGGCAAAGCAGAAGCTAGAACAAAACGCCAGGGACCATGACCTGTTTTTCAGGCAGTTGAGGGGTTCGAAGGATGGGTTTTCCGTGATCGCAGACTATTTTAGCAAGGGCATAGTAAGCAAGACAACCGTACCGCCTGAGAACAGCCGATAG
- the LOC101765094 gene encoding sphinganine C4-monooxygenase 1 has translation MVPWEGYASDETMGTFAPIVLYWVYAGGYQLILHRRPLERYRLHTRAEEEEKNLVSLPAVVRGVLLQQLVQAIVAMILFMVTSDSSVTVVQPPIVVQIFQFLIAMLVMDSWQYFVHRYMHQNKFLYRHIHSQHHRLIVPYAIGALYNHPLEGLLLDTLGGAISFLVSGMTPRTAVFFFCFAVLKTVDDHCGLWLPYNIFQNLFQNNTAYHDIHHQLQGTKYNYSQPFFSIWDRILGTHMPYNLVSRKEGGFEARPSRD, from the exons ATGGTGCCGTGGGAAGGGTACGCGAGCGACGAGACGATGGGCACCTTCGCGCCCATCGTGCTCTACTGGGTGTACGCCGGCGGCTACCAGCTGATCCTGCACCGCCGGCCGCTCGAGCGGTACAGACTCCACACGCgggctgaggaggaggagaagaacctCGTCAGCCTCCCCGCCGTCGTCCGGGGCGTGCTCCTGCAGCAGCTCGTGCAGGCCATCGTCGCGATGATCCTGTTCATG GTCACTTCGGATAGCTCAGTAACTGTAGTTCAGCCACCTATCGTCGTTCAGATCTTTCAGTTTTTAATCGCAATGCTCGTGATGGATTCATGGCAATATTTTGTGCATCGCTACATGCACCAAAACAAGTTCCTCTACCGGCACATCCACTCTCAGCATCATCGTCTCATTGTTCCATATGCAATTGGGGCTCTCTACAACCATCCATTGGAGGGGCTACTTTTGGACACCTTAGGTGGTGCCATCTCCTTCTTGGTATCTGGTATGACACCAAGAACGGCCGTGTTCTTCTTCTGTTTTGCTGTCCTCAAGACAGTCGACGATCACTGTGGACTTTGGTTGCCCTACAACATCTTCCAGAACTTGTTTCAAAATAATACCGCCTATCATGACATCCACCATCAGCTCCAAGGAACAAAATACAATTACTCCCAGCCCTTCTTCTCAATCTGGGACAGAATACTCGGGACCCACATGCCGTACAACTTAGTGAGCAGGAAGGAAGGTGGGTTCGAAGCAAGACCGTCGCGAGACTAG
- the LOC101755773 gene encoding uncharacterized protein LOC101755773: MRGGKNRRAARDGAADDADDAARPAASCMAATIVAVVVLLVVASALLFLLSPPGAPGGGGGGEGKGAPREPVELAIGIAGHERWLDALRAWAKLACFKLRPAEPRYDVLRSPASVKMAAKESLEMGKETVRHSAESAARATEEALERTTEKVKRKVSLSPSPSARRRDGDL, translated from the exons ATGCGCGGCGGCAAGAACAGGCGCGCGGCGAgagacggcgccgccgacgatGCGGACGACGCCGCGCGGCCCGCGGCGAGCTGCATGGCCGCCACCATCgtagccgtcgtcgtcctcctcgtcgtggCGTCGGCACTCCTGTTCCTGCTGTcgccgccgggggcgccgggcggcggcggtggcggggagggGAAGGGCGCGCCTCGTGAGCCGGTGGAGCTGGCGATCGGCATCGCCGGCCACGAGCGCTGGCTCGACGCGCTCCGCGCCTGGGCGAAGCTGGCGTGCTTCAAGCTCCGCCCGGCCGAGCCGCG GTACGACGTGCTGCGGAGCCCGGCGTCGGTGAAGATGGCGGCCAAGGAAAGCCTGGAGATGGGCAAGGAGACGGTGAGGCACTCGGCGGAGTCGGCGGCCAGGGCAACCGAGGAGGCCCTGGAGAGGACCACGGAGAAGGTCAAGAGGAAGGTCTCGCTCTCCCCCTCGCCGTCAGCGCGCCGCCGTGATGGAGACCTCTGA
- the LOC101765489 gene encoding uncharacterized protein LOC101765489 isoform X3: protein MDFDYVPATPGSRWAGESAARRRQRRLSSPSLRTYLTPAFDAVAAGDGGVSGYSSSSSGGLDLGFDASLLRYRRACFAASADLDSRVLLYSPQSAPPPPPPQMRTAYPAADDGVWAAGGGRYGSKREMELPHVAQAGRLAAAPGFQEFDDGIPFISPHQATADHPTAAARGPSNSIKLPADLRSPEDGVIPATNAEFSTPKPEAQASAEPAEPTEEEVAEALYSHHRGHRRLPIFRDICPE, encoded by the exons ATGGACTTCGATTACGTGCCCGCGACCCCCGGCAGCAGGTGGGCGGGCgagtcggcggcgcggcggcggcagcgccgcctcTCTTCACCGTCGCTGAGGACCTACCTCACGCCGGCCTtcgacgccgtcgccgctggGGATGGCGGCGTGTCCGGgtactcctcctcgtcctcgggcgGGCTGGACCTCGGGTTCGACGCCTCGCTCCTCCGCTACCGCCGCGCCTGCTTCGCGGCGTCCGCGGACCTCGACAGCCGCGTCCTCCTCTACTCTCCGcagtcggcgccgccgccgccgccgccgcagatgaggacggcgtaCCCGGCGGCGGATGATGGGGTTTGGGCGGCTGGTGGTGGCCGCTACGGCTCCAAGCGTGAG ATGGAGCTGCCTCATGTTGCACAGGCTGGCAGGCTTGCTGCTGCGCCAGGTTTCCAGGAATTCGACGACGGCATTCCTTTCATTTCTCCGCATCAGGCAACTGCTGATCATCCTACTGCAGCAGCTCGAGGCCCCTCCAACTCCATCAAGCTGCCTGCCGACCTCCGATCACCAGAAGATGGTGTCATCCCGGCAACCAACGCAGAGTTTTCGACGCCGAAACCTGAAGCCCAGGCGTCAGCTGAACCTGCAGAGCCAACTGAGGAGGAAGTAGCTGAAGCTCTCTACAGTCACCACCGTGGTCACCGCAGGCTGCCCATTTTCAGGGACATCTGCCCTGAATGA